The Flammeovirgaceae bacterium genome contains a region encoding:
- a CDS encoding D-aminoacylase — protein MHSVRWLLLVLFAFVPALLMHCTQKEPPEYDTLILNGMIYNGSGSPPFYGDIGILHDSIAAIGNLKHAKSKKIIDAGGLAVSPGFINMNSMASLSLMLDGRAMSDIKQGVTLEIFGEGWSPGPVKRKTQSESDSLWTTLGGFFDYMMKRGVSPNIASFVGHTSVRNFVLGFANRRPDSTEIEQMKQLVREAMQQGALGLSSSLIYPPASYAEPEELIALAKVAAEYHGIYITHMRSESDFIYDALQETFRVAREASIPTEIYHLKINHARNWNKLDSVLAKIERAQRAGLKITANMYPYAASNTSLQERIPDWVQEGGGSTMRKRLKNPAIRNKVLHEMAAGIPIKNSEPEDVLILGFRLDSLNKLYQGKRLDEVARMHGKNADETVLDLIVADKSPAAAVYFLQSESNVRRILQLPYVSFGSDGASLDTTALFKNWNTHPRAFGAFARVLGKYTRDEKLISLQEAVRRMTSLPASNLKLTRRGQLQPGFFADIAIFDPDKVHDPASYENPKQLATGMVHVLVNGVPVLNNGIPTPARPGRVIKR, from the coding sequence ATGCATAGCGTCCGTTGGTTGTTGCTGGTTTTATTTGCTTTTGTACCCGCGTTGTTGATGCACTGTACACAAAAGGAACCCCCGGAGTACGACACGCTTATCCTCAACGGAATGATCTATAACGGATCGGGATCACCCCCTTTTTATGGCGACATTGGAATACTCCACGACTCCATAGCCGCCATCGGGAACCTGAAGCATGCGAAATCAAAAAAAATAATTGATGCCGGAGGATTAGCCGTTTCGCCTGGTTTCATCAACATGAACAGTATGGCCTCCCTGTCACTCATGCTGGACGGTCGCGCGATGAGTGATATCAAACAGGGAGTTACGCTTGAAATCTTCGGTGAAGGTTGGAGTCCGGGTCCTGTAAAAAGAAAAACACAAAGCGAATCTGACAGTTTATGGACTACACTGGGTGGTTTTTTTGATTACATGATGAAGCGCGGAGTTTCTCCAAACATTGCCTCTTTTGTAGGTCATACCTCCGTCCGCAATTTTGTGCTGGGTTTTGCCAACCGGAGACCGGATTCGACAGAAATTGAACAAATGAAACAACTGGTCCGCGAAGCAATGCAGCAGGGCGCACTGGGTTTGAGTTCTTCACTCATCTATCCGCCCGCAAGTTATGCTGAACCGGAAGAGCTCATCGCATTGGCTAAAGTAGCCGCTGAATATCATGGTATTTACATTACACACATGCGCAGTGAAAGCGATTTTATTTATGATGCCCTGCAGGAAACTTTCCGGGTAGCCCGGGAAGCTTCTATACCAACGGAGATATACCACCTTAAAATCAATCATGCACGAAATTGGAATAAACTCGATAGCGTGCTCGCCAAAATCGAAAGAGCCCAACGGGCCGGCCTCAAGATCACAGCCAATATGTACCCGTATGCCGCTTCGAACACCTCCTTACAGGAGCGCATACCGGATTGGGTACAGGAAGGTGGCGGATCGACCATGCGGAAACGTCTGAAAAACCCTGCCATTCGCAACAAGGTGCTCCATGAAATGGCCGCGGGCATACCGATCAAGAACTCCGAACCAGAAGATGTGCTGATCCTTGGTTTCCGGCTTGATTCCCTAAACAAACTTTATCAGGGTAAGCGTCTGGACGAAGTGGCCCGAATGCACGGGAAAAATGCCGATGAAACTGTACTTGATCTGATCGTTGCTGACAAATCCCCTGCAGCAGCGGTCTATTTTCTGCAATCTGAAAGCAACGTAAGGAGGATACTGCAGTTACCTTATGTTAGTTTCGGTTCAGATGGGGCTTCTCTTGATACCACCGCCCTATTCAAGAATTGGAATACCCATCCACGGGCTTTTGGAGCATTCGCCAGGGTACTCGGAAAGTATACGCGTGACGAAAAACTTATTTCCTTGCAGGAAGCCGTCAGACGGATGACATCACTTCCGGCCTCCAACTTGAAGCTGACAAGACGGGGACAGCTTCAGCCGGGCTTCTTTGCCGACATTGCTATTTTCGATCCTGATAAGGTCCACGATCCTGCCTCGTACGAAAACCCAAAGCAACTCGCAACCGGAATGGTGCACGTACTTGTTAATGGCGTGCCGGTGTTGAATAACGGAATACCCACCCCCGCACGCCCAGGTCGGGTAATTAAACGGTAA
- a CDS encoding FAD-dependent oxidoreductase, protein MKTKNIIVLGSNFGGATAALELQRKLKNQATVTVISPNPDFTFIPSLIWVPFGRRKLNDISFPIRPIMEKKGIRFIQDAATRVNPQQNTVETKQSGNFTYDYLVISTGIQMDFNIIENLHPEKGYVENIVIPKYGERALKKLDELTANPGPVVVGATQSASCMGAAYEYLFNLDKELRKRKIRDKVTLTWFTPEPFLGHFGIGGITGGQTMLEMFMKMYNIKWYTNASVDRIEKETIYLKDGTELPYKMAMIMPPFIGTEAMFHSPELVDEKGFVVCNEGYQHITYKNVYAVGLAVEVKAPFACVVPFGVPKTGFPTEVSAKIAVKNIVNEIRGKQKFVKRDWGKIPAVCVMDAGHKEVIIMGDHLFKPRKFAVMIPNIFNDWTKLLVEKYFLLKFKHGLSMLP, encoded by the coding sequence ATGAAAACAAAAAATATCATCGTACTGGGCAGCAATTTTGGCGGGGCCACAGCCGCACTCGAATTGCAGCGCAAACTGAAGAACCAGGCCACCGTAACAGTTATTTCGCCTAACCCGGATTTTACCTTTATACCGTCCCTCATCTGGGTGCCTTTCGGCAGGCGCAAACTCAACGACATCAGCTTCCCGATAAGGCCGATCATGGAGAAAAAAGGAATCCGGTTTATACAGGATGCGGCCACGCGGGTTAACCCCCAACAAAACACCGTGGAAACAAAACAAAGTGGAAACTTTACCTACGACTATCTGGTCATCTCTACGGGCATCCAGATGGACTTTAACATTATTGAAAACCTGCATCCCGAAAAAGGGTATGTAGAAAATATTGTGATACCCAAATACGGTGAACGGGCCCTTAAAAAACTGGACGAACTGACGGCCAACCCTGGACCGGTAGTAGTAGGCGCCACACAAAGCGCAAGTTGTATGGGTGCAGCCTACGAGTACCTGTTTAATCTGGATAAGGAACTGCGTAAGCGCAAAATCCGCGACAAAGTAACGCTTACCTGGTTTACACCGGAGCCCTTCCTCGGGCACTTTGGTATTGGCGGCATTACAGGCGGCCAAACCATGCTTGAAATGTTTATGAAGATGTACAACATCAAGTGGTACACTAACGCCTCTGTCGATCGCATCGAAAAAGAAACTATTTACCTGAAGGACGGCACCGAACTGCCTTATAAAATGGCCATGATTATGCCACCGTTTATCGGAACGGAAGCCATGTTCCACTCACCCGAACTGGTTGACGAAAAAGGCTTTGTGGTTTGCAACGAGGGCTACCAGCATATTACGTACAAAAACGTGTATGCCGTTGGCCTTGCTGTTGAAGTAAAAGCGCCCTTTGCCTGCGTAGTGCCTTTCGGGGTGCCGAAAACCGGTTTCCCCACCGAAGTATCAGCCAAAATTGCCGTGAAGAATATCGTTAATGAAATTCGTGGTAAGCAAAAGTTTGTAAAACGCGATTGGGGTAAAATTCCGGCCGTGTGTGTAATGGATGCCGGCCACAAAGAGGTTATTATCATGGGTGACCACCTGTTTAAACCGCGTAAGTTTGCCGTGATGATACCCAACATTTTTAACGACTGGACCAAACTGCTTGTTGAAAAATATTTTCTGCTTAAGTTTAAGCACGGCCTGTCGATGCTCCCGTAG
- a CDS encoding cytochrome B, whose protein sequence is MYTGLLHTHTLLRYFILLVLVAVVVISFRKWLGRKPYTNFDNKLSLYLLIFTHLQLVVGLILYFVSPNVKFNEHTMKDSTLRYWSVEHIFLMLVAITLITVARIGAKKISLDALKHKRMFIFNGVALLLIVVSIYMSGRGILHKNLF, encoded by the coding sequence ATGTACACCGGCTTATTACATACCCACACCCTGCTTCGTTACTTTATTTTGCTTGTGCTTGTAGCCGTAGTTGTTATTTCGTTTAGAAAATGGCTTGGCAGGAAGCCCTACACGAACTTTGATAACAAGCTCTCACTTTACCTGCTCATCTTTACGCACCTGCAACTGGTGGTGGGCCTTATCCTGTATTTTGTAAGCCCGAATGTGAAGTTTAATGAACACACAATGAAAGACAGTACCCTGCGGTACTGGTCGGTTGAGCATATTTTTCTGATGCTGGTGGCCATTACATTAATTACCGTAGCACGGATAGGTGCAAAGAAAATTTCGTTGGACGCCCTGAAACATAAGCGCATGTTTATTTTTAACGGGGTTGCACTGTTATTGATTGTGGTTTCTATCTACATGAGCGGCAGGGGCATTTTGCACAAAAACCTGTTTTAA
- a CDS encoding penicillin acylase family protein: MNLVKRILLSLFAVLVLLAIALFVYLQSLKPQLSGEQTLPGLQQPVEVLFDTYGVPHIYAQTMEDAYYALGYVHAQDRLFQMEMLRRAAAGRLAEILGEELLPVDKFFRTLGLNHFAKEHAAKFLSADSADYQRAAHAYQRGINQYIKTGKTPIEFTIMGIPKTEFTPEDIYLAVGFMSFGFAEGFHADPVLEKIKSEWGEKYLAPLAVQTPPDAVQIKNYNGTVKTHSGDKLIASIHQAIDKIPVPLWQGSNGWVVSAEKSASGYPILANDTHIGFSQPAVWYEAHLEYPGFSFYGHHLAGIPVGLLGNNRFCGFGLTMFENDDVDFFLEKSNPENKNQVMYMGTWENLNVREENILVKGSRDVAFEVRKSRHGPIINGIVENTPEEGEPIALSWLLLQVENHALQAAWKLNHASTFEEAREAVSLFSAPGLNVMYADTDKNIAWWAAAKLPVRPDHVVSKLFLNGESGRDEYTGFYDFSKNPQAVNPPWGFVYSANNQPEAVDGVLYPGYYYPKGRAGRIVELLSSDKKFSAEQLSALQLDVTSSMHVEVAKEIASVLSTLNKPAFEILIKELNAWDGSHQATQVAPAIYNNLLDQIMHAAMLDELGETALASLLKTSVPKNSYHLFIASAANPWWDDVTTKDKTEGREEIVEQAAHRTIELLKKSCGEKPESWTWGKIHTLTHVHALGVVKPLDKFFNVGPFVVDGGSEVINNLHYKLENSGYFNVDGGPALRKVTDFGDIENGITISPTGQSGNVMSPHYSNQAEMFATGKTRKMTMNREEIISQSKNRLVLNPAD, translated from the coding sequence ATGAACCTAGTTAAACGAATTCTTCTCAGCCTGTTTGCAGTTCTTGTTCTGCTCGCTATCGCGCTGTTTGTTTACCTGCAAAGCCTTAAGCCGCAACTATCGGGCGAACAAACCCTGCCTGGATTGCAGCAACCTGTTGAGGTTTTGTTTGATACCTACGGTGTGCCACACATCTATGCACAAACCATGGAAGACGCCTATTATGCCCTGGGTTATGTACATGCCCAGGACAGGCTGTTCCAGATGGAGATGCTCAGGCGTGCGGCAGCCGGAAGACTGGCTGAAATTCTTGGTGAGGAGTTACTTCCTGTTGATAAATTTTTCAGAACACTGGGTCTTAACCATTTTGCCAAAGAACATGCAGCAAAATTTCTGAGTGCCGACTCGGCCGATTACCAACGGGCGGCCCACGCATACCAGCGCGGTATCAATCAATACATCAAAACCGGAAAAACACCCATCGAATTTACCATCATGGGTATTCCGAAAACGGAGTTCACCCCCGAAGACATTTACCTGGCGGTCGGCTTTATGTCGTTTGGGTTTGCCGAAGGGTTTCATGCCGACCCGGTGCTTGAAAAAATAAAATCGGAATGGGGCGAAAAGTACCTGGCTCCGCTCGCTGTACAAACTCCGCCCGATGCCGTGCAAATCAAGAATTACAACGGAACAGTAAAAACACATTCGGGCGATAAGCTGATTGCATCCATTCATCAGGCCATTGATAAAATACCTGTTCCGCTGTGGCAGGGGAGCAACGGCTGGGTTGTATCGGCCGAAAAGTCAGCCAGCGGATATCCTATTCTGGCCAACGATACGCACATCGGCTTTTCACAGCCTGCTGTTTGGTACGAGGCACACCTGGAGTATCCGGGCTTCAGTTTTTATGGTCATCACCTGGCCGGCATACCGGTGGGCCTGCTTGGCAACAACCGCTTTTGCGGATTCGGGCTGACTATGTTTGAAAATGACGATGTGGATTTCTTCCTCGAAAAATCAAATCCGGAAAATAAAAACCAGGTGATGTATATGGGCACCTGGGAAAATCTTAATGTAAGGGAAGAGAATATTCTGGTAAAAGGCTCTCGGGATGTTGCATTCGAGGTAAGAAAAAGCCGACACGGCCCGATTATCAACGGCATTGTTGAGAATACACCGGAAGAAGGAGAGCCCATCGCACTCTCATGGCTCTTGTTGCAGGTTGAAAATCATGCGCTGCAGGCTGCCTGGAAACTGAATCATGCCTCTACATTCGAAGAAGCCCGTGAAGCGGTCTCGCTGTTTTCAGCACCCGGCCTCAACGTAATGTATGCCGATACCGATAAAAATATTGCCTGGTGGGCCGCTGCGAAACTTCCGGTTAGACCAGACCATGTTGTGAGCAAACTCTTTCTGAATGGCGAAAGCGGCCGTGATGAATACACCGGCTTCTATGATTTTTCAAAAAATCCGCAAGCCGTTAACCCGCCCTGGGGGTTTGTGTATTCGGCCAACAACCAGCCTGAAGCGGTTGATGGTGTTTTGTACCCCGGATACTATTACCCCAAAGGCCGAGCCGGCCGGATTGTAGAATTGCTAAGCAGTGACAAAAAGTTTTCAGCGGAACAACTCAGCGCCCTGCAACTGGACGTTACCTCATCCATGCATGTTGAAGTAGCTAAAGAGATTGCTTCGGTACTCTCAACGTTAAACAAGCCGGCATTTGAAATACTGATTAAGGAACTCAATGCGTGGGATGGTTCACACCAGGCTACCCAGGTTGCTCCCGCCATCTATAACAACCTGCTTGACCAGATTATGCATGCCGCCATGCTGGATGAACTGGGTGAAACCGCGCTTGCTTCTCTGCTTAAAACTTCCGTTCCGAAAAATTCGTACCACCTGTTTATCGCATCAGCAGCAAACCCCTGGTGGGACGATGTAACTACTAAGGACAAAACCGAAGGCCGGGAAGAAATCGTTGAGCAGGCTGCGCACAGAACAATCGAATTACTCAAAAAAAGCTGCGGTGAAAAACCCGAATCATGGACGTGGGGCAAGATCCACACCCTCACCCACGTCCACGCACTTGGAGTTGTAAAGCCGCTGGACAAATTTTTTAATGTCGGGCCCTTCGTAGTTGATGGCGGCAGTGAGGTGATCAATAACCTGCATTACAAACTTGAAAACTCAGGTTACTTTAATGTTGATGGCGGGCCTGCTTTACGCAAGGTTACCGACTTTGGAGATATTGAAAATGGAATTACCATTTCACCAACCGGCCAAAGCGGCAATGTAATGAGCCCGCATTACAGCAACCAGGCCGAAATGTTCGCCACCGGCAAAACCCGGAAGATGACGATGAACCGCGAAGAAATCATATCCCAATCAAAAAACCGGCTCGTATTAAATCCCGCTGACTAA
- a CDS encoding S9 family peptidase: MKRITWLLFLLVIFAASAQENIIYQRPPEEIAKLVEAPLTPFVSFSPDRQWMLLMERSDFPTIEQLSRPELRLAGLRINPDNFGPSRGNYIIGLKAKHIATGKEYEIKNLPAPLLLNSAGFSPDSKKVAFIQNNPNQLELWVIDLTSFTATRITERKLNNTLGGAYSWLSDSQHVLFTAVPQNLRPLPAKSRVPTGPVVEENLGKKTPAPTFQDLLKNPYDEMAFEYYTTSDLILKNLNSGEEKTLSPSAIHGDYDPSPDGNLILVELIHKPFSYLVPVNRFPHLVQIIDRDGKTVKDVVDVPLTDYIPIGNNATHKEPRNHAWRADKPATLYWVQAQDGGDPKAKADIRDKVFTWDFPFTAQPKELISLPLRYAYIIWGNNSTAWVYERWINDRKERTYQVNPETLAKKVLIDRNYEDAYNDPGNALTTFNAFGRSVLMVNKDNSVYFSGQGSSPEGDMPFLDKLDLTTGKKSRLWQCQAPYYEFVVALLDPKKGTFATSRESNSENPNYYLRTIGSSKVTQLTSFEHPYPQLRDVKKQVLRYKRADGVDLTADLYLPPGYKKEDGPLPGFVWAYPREFKSSDAAGQVRGSKYSFTRLSSGGPIFWVARGYAVLDNATMPIVGEGEKEPNDTYVEQLVASAQAVVDYAASLGVLDKNRVGVGGHSYGAFMTANLLAHSDIFKAGIARSGAYNRTLTPFGFQAEPRTYWEAPQVYYIMSPFSFADKLKEPILFIHGEADNNTGTFPIQTERFYNAIKGHGGTARFVLLPHESHGYAAKESIMHTLWEMDRWLETYVKHEGKEAKKADAKAGK; encoded by the coding sequence ATGAAAAGAATTACGTGGCTACTTTTTTTGCTGGTCATTTTCGCAGCCAGCGCCCAGGAAAATATAATTTACCAACGCCCTCCGGAAGAAATTGCCAAACTCGTTGAAGCCCCGCTTACCCCGTTCGTCAGCTTTTCACCCGACCGGCAATGGATGCTGCTGATGGAACGTTCGGATTTTCCAACCATTGAACAATTATCGCGCCCTGAGTTGAGGCTCGCAGGCCTGCGTATCAATCCCGATAATTTCGGCCCCAGCCGCGGCAACTACATCATCGGGTTAAAAGCAAAACATATTGCAACCGGCAAGGAATACGAAATCAAAAATCTTCCTGCTCCATTATTATTAAACAGTGCCGGTTTTTCACCCGACAGTAAAAAAGTGGCGTTCATACAGAACAACCCTAACCAGCTTGAACTCTGGGTGATTGATTTAACATCGTTTACTGCCACCCGCATTACCGAGCGCAAACTTAACAATACGCTGGGCGGAGCCTATTCCTGGCTTTCTGATTCACAGCATGTACTGTTTACCGCGGTTCCGCAAAACCTCAGGCCGCTTCCGGCTAAATCGAGGGTACCAACCGGTCCGGTGGTGGAAGAAAACCTGGGTAAAAAAACACCAGCACCTACCTTTCAGGATCTGCTGAAAAACCCCTACGATGAAATGGCGTTTGAATACTACACCACCAGCGATTTGATATTGAAAAACCTGAATAGTGGTGAAGAAAAAACACTCAGTCCATCGGCTATACATGGTGATTACGATCCATCGCCTGATGGCAACCTTATACTGGTCGAGTTGATTCACAAGCCCTTCTCCTACCTGGTTCCGGTAAACCGGTTTCCTCACCTGGTACAGATAATTGATCGGGATGGTAAAACGGTGAAGGATGTGGTGGATGTTCCGTTAACCGATTACATCCCCATCGGCAACAATGCCACACACAAAGAACCGCGCAACCACGCATGGCGAGCCGATAAACCCGCCACCCTGTACTGGGTGCAGGCGCAGGATGGCGGTGATCCAAAAGCAAAGGCCGACATCCGCGACAAAGTTTTTACGTGGGATTTTCCGTTTACCGCTCAGCCAAAAGAACTTATCAGTCTGCCCTTGCGCTACGCGTATATAATCTGGGGTAATAACAGTACAGCCTGGGTGTACGAACGCTGGATTAATGACAGGAAAGAACGGACGTACCAGGTCAACCCGGAAACACTTGCCAAAAAAGTATTGATTGATCGCAACTATGAAGATGCCTATAACGATCCCGGCAATGCACTAACAACTTTCAATGCTTTCGGCCGAAGCGTTCTGATGGTCAATAAAGACAACTCGGTTTATTTCAGCGGGCAGGGCTCCTCGCCCGAAGGCGATATGCCCTTTCTGGATAAACTGGATTTAACCACCGGAAAGAAAAGCCGGCTGTGGCAATGCCAGGCACCTTATTACGAATTTGTTGTAGCCCTGCTCGATCCGAAGAAAGGTACGTTTGCCACTTCGCGCGAATCGAACAGCGAAAACCCGAATTATTATCTGCGCACCATCGGATCATCAAAGGTTACACAGCTTACCTCTTTTGAACATCCGTACCCGCAACTGCGCGATGTAAAAAAACAGGTGCTGCGTTACAAACGTGCCGATGGCGTTGACCTGACGGCTGATTTATATCTTCCGCCCGGCTACAAAAAGGAAGACGGCCCCCTGCCGGGTTTTGTCTGGGCGTATCCGCGCGAGTTCAAAAGCAGCGATGCGGCAGGGCAGGTGCGCGGATCTAAATATTCGTTTACCCGGCTAAGTTCGGGCGGCCCCATTTTCTGGGTAGCCCGTGGCTATGCCGTGCTGGATAATGCCACCATGCCTATTGTAGGTGAAGGCGAAAAAGAACCTAACGATACCTACGTTGAACAACTGGTGGCCAGCGCACAGGCCGTGGTTGATTATGCCGCTTCGCTGGGTGTGCTGGATAAAAACCGTGTTGGGGTTGGCGGGCATTCGTATGGTGCATTTATGACGGCCAACCTGCTGGCCCACTCCGATATTTTCAAAGCCGGCATTGCGCGCAGCGGAGCGTACAACCGAACCCTTACTCCCTTCGGCTTCCAGGCCGAACCCCGTACCTACTGGGAAGCTCCTCAGGTTTACTACATCATGTCGCCCTTCTCGTTTGCCGATAAACTAAAGGAGCCCATCCTGTTCATTCATGGTGAAGCCGACAACAATACAGGCACGTTCCCTATTCAAACCGAACGGTTCTACAACGCCATTAAAGGGCATGGTGGTACAGCACGGTTTGTTTTACTCCCCCACGAAAGCCACGGCTATGCCGCTAAAGAAAGCATTATGCACACCCTTTGGGAAATGGATCGCTGGCTGGAAACGTACGTAAAGCATGAGGGAAAGGAAGCGAAAAAAGCGGATGCTAAGGCCGGAAAGTAA
- the raiA gene encoding ribosome-associated translation inhibitor RaiA, translated as MKVHVQTLDFTPRQSLLDLVNEKVEKLEKFSDRIIDSRVVLRIEKSEKKNNKVCEIRLGIPGNDLFVKKQTESFEEGIQKAVDTLERQLKDWKEKKRS; from the coding sequence ATGAAAGTACACGTTCAAACACTGGATTTTACCCCCCGCCAGAGCCTGCTGGACCTGGTGAATGAAAAAGTAGAAAAACTCGAAAAGTTCAGCGACCGGATTATTGATAGTCGGGTGGTGCTGCGTATTGAGAAATCAGAAAAGAAAAACAACAAAGTGTGTGAGATACGGCTGGGCATACCCGGAAACGATCTGTTTGTAAAAAAGCAAACGGAATCATTCGAAGAGGGAATCCAGAAAGCAGTTGATACGCTGGAACGGCAACTGAAAGACTGGAAAGAAAAGAAGAGAAGCTAA
- a CDS encoding D-aminoacylase, translating into MKNLLYLLLLSATLSCQTTTYDLIIRQGTLYDGSGKAPVVTDIGINADTIAFIGDLSRAKGKTEINANGLAVSPGFINMLSWATESLILDGNSQADIRQGVTLEVFGEGWSMGPLNEKMKADQQDIMMRNPDWKYDIDWTTLGEYLESLERRGIAPNVASFVGATTLRIHELGYANRLPTAEEMERMKALVKQAMEEGALGVGSSLIYAPANYSSTEELIELCKVAGQYGGMYITHMRSEGNNIFGAVDETIRIAREGNLPAEIYHLKMAGKENWWKLDSVMAMIDKANKEGLKITADMYTYPAGATGLDATMPPWVQEGGIKEWIKRLQDPKIRKKALDEMRKPSDKWENLLLMAGSPDRVLLLDFANDSLKRFVGKTLAEVAAFYGKSPEETAMDLVITDSTRVGTAYFMMSEENIKRQIALPYLSFGSDAESPATEGVFIKTNTHPRAYGNFARLLGKYVRDEKVITLEEAIRKLTSLPAANLKIQKRGSLKPGYYADLAIFDPAKVQDHATFEKPHQYSTGMVHVFVNGTQVLKDGEHTGARPGRVVRGPGWKKQ; encoded by the coding sequence ATGAAAAACCTGCTTTATCTCCTCTTGCTTTCAGCAACACTGTCTTGTCAAACAACAACCTATGATCTCATCATTCGCCAGGGAACCCTGTATGACGGTTCGGGTAAAGCGCCTGTGGTTACCGATATCGGCATTAATGCCGATACCATTGCGTTTATCGGGGATCTGTCGCGGGCGAAAGGAAAAACCGAAATCAACGCCAACGGCCTGGCTGTTTCACCGGGCTTTATCAACATGCTCAGCTGGGCCACAGAGTCGCTTATTCTGGATGGCAACTCGCAGGCCGACATCCGACAGGGTGTTACCCTTGAAGTATTTGGTGAAGGCTGGTCGATGGGGCCGTTGAATGAGAAGATGAAAGCGGACCAGCAGGATATTATGATGCGCAACCCCGACTGGAAATATGATATTGACTGGACTACCCTGGGTGAGTACCTCGAATCGCTGGAGCGGAGAGGCATTGCACCCAATGTGGCTTCATTCGTAGGAGCTACAACGCTGCGTATTCATGAACTGGGATATGCCAACCGCCTGCCCACAGCCGAAGAAATGGAACGGATGAAAGCCCTTGTAAAGCAAGCCATGGAAGAAGGTGCACTGGGTGTGGGTTCATCGCTGATATACGCCCCTGCCAACTATTCTTCGACCGAAGAACTTATTGAACTCTGCAAAGTAGCGGGCCAGTACGGGGGTATGTACATAACCCACATGCGCAGCGAAGGCAACAACATTTTCGGTGCGGTTGATGAAACCATCCGCATTGCACGCGAAGGCAACCTGCCGGCCGAAATCTACCACCTTAAAATGGCCGGCAAAGAAAACTGGTGGAAACTGGACTCAGTCATGGCGATGATCGATAAGGCCAATAAAGAAGGACTTAAGATCACAGCCGATATGTACACCTATCCTGCCGGTGCCACCGGTTTGGATGCTACCATGCCGCCCTGGGTGCAGGAAGGTGGTATAAAAGAATGGATCAAGCGACTGCAGGATCCGAAAATCCGCAAAAAGGCACTGGATGAAATGCGCAAACCATCTGACAAATGGGAGAACTTGTTACTGATGGCCGGCAGCCCTGACCGGGTACTGTTGCTTGATTTTGCCAATGATTCGCTGAAGCGCTTTGTCGGCAAAACGCTGGCCGAAGTGGCGGCATTCTACGGCAAATCGCCAGAAGAAACAGCAATGGATCTGGTTATTACCGACAGCACCCGCGTTGGTACGGCTTATTTTATGATGAGCGAAGAAAACATTAAACGGCAAATCGCCCTGCCTTATTTAAGCTTTGGTTCCGATGCCGAATCGCCCGCTACCGAAGGCGTATTTATTAAAACCAACACTCACCCGCGCGCGTACGGCAACTTTGCCCGGCTGCTCGGCAAATACGTTCGCGATGAGAAAGTAATCACATTGGAAGAAGCCATCCGTAAACTTACCTCGCTGCCGGCTGCCAACCTTAAAATTCAAAAACGCGGCTCGTTGAAACCCGGCTATTATGCCGACCTCGCCATTTTTGATCCGGCCAAGGTGCAGGATCACGCCACCTTCGAAAAACCACACCAGTATTCCACCGGTATGGTGCATGTTTTTGTAAACGGAACGCAGGTATTGAAAGACGGAGAGCACACCGGGGCCCGGCCTGGCCGGGTAGTAAGGGGCCCGGGGTGGAAAAAACAGTGA